Below is a window of Leucobacter chromiiresistens DNA.
GGGCTCGCGTTCGCCCCCCAGTGGGGCGCCGTCTGGGCCGGGTGCGGGGGCCTGTCGGGCGGCATCTCGATCGTGCTGGCGCTCTCGTTCTTCGGGCTGCGCACCCACCACCACCGCCACGCCGCCGCCGTCTCCGGCATGGCGCAGGCCGTCGGGTACCTGTGCGCCGCCGCCGGGCCGCCCGCGATCGGGCTGCTCCACGACGCGACCGGATCATGGGCGCCAGCGCTGTGGACGATCGGCGGCATCGGCGTGCTGCTGATGGGGCTCGGGGTGCTCGCGGGCCGCGACCGCTACGTGCGGTAGCGGGCCTCCGGCGTGCCCGACGCCGGCCCCGCCGCCGCCTGTAGGGGCCCTTCCGGCTTCCCCGAATCATCCCTCGGGATGATCCGAAATGGTACCGCGGGCCGATGCCCGCGCTCGCCGGAGCCGACAAGCTGAGAGGGTCGATCACGCCGCCCGGCTCGCGCCCGGCTGCGTCTCCCGTCTCGTCTCACCGGACGCACGGCGGCCGACGCATCCCCGGGTGCGCCGGCCGCCGTCGCGCCGCCCGACGCCCAGCCGAAAGCGTTCATGTCGTTCCTCACGCGCACCAGTCTCAAGAACCGACTCATCGTCGGCCTCACCACCCTCGCGATCGCCGTGATCGGCGTCGTCTCGATGGGATCGCTGAAGCAGGAGCTGATGCCCTCGATGCAGGTGCCCATGGCGTTCGTCATGGCGCAGTCGCAGGGCCTCGCCCCCGAGGAGATGGCGAGCACCGTCACCGAGCCCGTAGAGCAGGCGCTGCTCGCCGTGCCCGGAGTCACGAGCGTCACCTCGACCACCTCCAGCGGCGATGCGCAGATCATCGCCGAGTGGAGGTTCGGGGAGGACGACGACGAGACCCTGCGCGCCATCCGCAGCGCCGCCGAGGCGCTGCGCCCGTCGTTCCCGTCGGGCAGCGAGCTGCAGGTCATGTCGGGCGGCGCCGACGACATGCCCGCGATGATGCTGAGCGCCGGCACGTCGGGCGATCAGGAGGCCTTCGGCGACGCGCTCGCCCAGACCGTGGTGCCCGCACTGCAGAACATCCCCGGCGTGCGCACCGTGGATCTCGCCGGGCAGCAGGAGCACCGCATCACGATCGCCCTGCGGGCGGCCGACGTCACGCGGCTCGAGGTCGACCCCGCGAGCCTGCAGCCGATCCTGCAGTCGCACGGCGCGGCGCTCCCCGCCGGGCAGGCCGAGTCGGCCGAAGGGCCCATCTCGGTGACGGTCGGCACTCCCCTCGCCTCCCTCGAGGACATCGCCGCACTGCCCGTGCCCACCGCCGACGGCGCCGTGCGCATCTCGGACTTCGCCGATGTCGAGCTGGAGGCGGTGCCCGCCCAGAACCTGTCGCGCGTCAACGGCAACCCGTCGCTCACCCTGCAGATCACGCCGGCGCAGGGAGCGAACGTCGTCGACATCTCGCACGCGGTGCACGCCGAGCTCGATCGCCTCGCGCCCACCCTCGACGCCGAGTTCATCACCATCTTCGACCAGGCGCCCTTCATCGAGCAGTCGATCCACGATCTCTCGGTCGAGGGCGGGCTCGGGCTGCTCTTCGCGGTACTCGTGATCCTGGCGTTCCTCTGGTCGTGGCGATCGACCGTCATCGCGGCCGTCTCGATCCCGCTCTCCCTGCTCATCACCCTCATCGGGCTCTGGACGAGCGGCAACACCCTCAACATCTTGACGCTGGGCGCACTCACCATCGCCATCGGCCGCGTCGTCGACGACTCGATCGTCGTCATCGAGAACATCAGCCGCCGCAGGGGCGACGGCCCGCTGACCGTCGAGGGCGTCGTCGCCTCCGTGCGGCAGGTGGCCGGCGCGATCACCGCGTCGACGCTCACGACCGTCGCGGTGTTCCTGCCCATCGCGTTCGTGTCGGGCATCGCGGGGCAGCTCTTCCGGCCGTTCGCCGTCACCGTGTCGATCGCCCTCATCGCCTCCCTCGTAGTCGCGCTCACCATCGTTCCCGTGCTGGCCTACTGGTTCCTGCGGCACGCCCCCGCGCACCGGGGAGCGGCAGCCTCCGCGGCCGACGGCGCAGCCGACGCCGACCGTGCGGGCCGGGCCGTGCAGGATCACGAGCGCGCGCCCGAACCCGCCGCCTTCGGGGCCGGCAGCGCCGACGCCCCGCGATCCCTCCCCGCCGAGCCGTCGGAGCTCGACGAGATCCAAACCGCGCCGGATCGGCTGCAGCGCACCTTCATGCCCGCGCTGAACGCCACCCGCCGGCACCCGGCCATCACACTCGTCGTGTCGGGACTGCTGCTCGTCGCCACCCTCGGCATGACCGCGTTCATCAAGACCGACTTCCTCGGCTCGTCGGGCCAGGAGAGCCTGCAGCTCACGCAGGCTCCCCCGCAGGAGGCCGGCGACGACCTCGTGGCCGCCGCCGAGCCGGTCGAAGCCGCACTCGGCAGGATTCCGGGCATCGCCGACGTGATGACGTCGATCCCCATGCCCACCCCCGGCACGCCGAGCACCATCAGCTACGACCTGCAGCTCGACGACGGCGCCGATGTCGAGACGGTCGAGGCGGCGGTCCAGGATGCCGTCGACGCGCTGCCCGACGCGGGCGAGATCTCGCTCGCCTCGCAGGATGCGTTCGTGGCCGGCGCCGCCGGAGAGGGCATCGCGCTGCAGATCTCGGGCAACGACGGGCAGGCGCTGCGGGAGGCCAGCGACCTGCTCGAAGCGCAGCTCGCCGATGCCGACGGGGTGCGCTCCGTCACGAGCGAGCTCTCGGGCGAGCAGCCCGTGCTGCGCGTCGTCGTCGACGAGCTGGAGGCGACCCGCCTCGGCTTCGACCGCACCACCATCGCGACCGCCGTGCAGGAGGCCCTCTCGGGCTCGACCGTCGGCACCCTCATGCTCGGCGGCCAGGAGCGCGACATCATCGTGCGCACCCCGGGCACGGAGCGCGCCGCCGACCAGCTCGGCGAGGTGCTGCTGCCCGTCACCGCGCAGCAGACCGCGGAGGCGCAGAAGGCCGCCGGCAAGGTGCTCGAGGACAAGGCCAAGGCCGAGGCCGAAGCCGCCCGCATCGAGGCGGCGAACGAGCTGGACGCCCAGATCGCCGACGCCGCGAACCAGCGCGCCGAACTCGTGTCGCAGATCGGAGCGCTGAACGAGCAGCTCGCGCAGCTCTCGGCCGCACCCGTCGTACCCGAGGCGCCGCGCACCCCCGACGAGGATGCGCTGGTGCGCGCCCAGGAGGAGCGCGCCGAGCAGCTCGCAGGCCTGCAGGGCGCGCTCGAGAGCGCGCAGGCGGGCATCACCGGAATGGACGAGCAGATCGCCGCACTGCGCCAGGCGCAGACCGACGCGGCGACGCGGCAGGCGGAGGCCGAGGCCGCCGAGGCCGAGCAGCGCGAAGCGGCCGAGGTCACGGGCGACGCCATCCCCCTCTCGGCGGTCGCTACGATCGAGCAGGAGCTCACGGCGCCCACGATCACCCGTGCCGACGGCGAGCGCCAGGTGTCGCTGACCGTGATCCCCCGCGACGGCGAGCTCGCGACCGCGAGCCTCTCGATCGACACCGCCATCGCCGAGACGAAGCTGCCGGCCGGCGTGCAGTTCGAACAGGGCGGGGCCGCCGAGCAGCAGGACGAGGCGTTCGGGCAGCTCGGCCTCGCGATGCTCGCGGCGATCATGCTCGTGCTGCTCGTGATGGTCGCCACCTTCCGCAGCTTCCGCGGTCCGCTGGTGCTGCTCATCTCCATCCCGTTCGCGGCGACCGGCGCCATCATCGGCCTGCTCGTCACGCAGACCGCTCTCGGGCTGCCGGCCCTGATCGGCCTGCTCATGCTCATCGGCATCGTCGTGACGAACGCCATCGTGCTGATGGACCTCGTGAACCGGCTCCGCGAGGCGGGGGCGACCCTCGACGAGGCCGTGGAGCACGGCACCCGCCTGCGCCTGCGCCCGATCCTCATGACGGCTGCGGCCACGGTGTTCGCGCTGATCCCGATGTCGCTGGGGCTCACCGGGGGCGGCGTGTTCATCTCGAAGCCCCTCGCCATCGTCGTGATCGGCGGACTCGTCTCGTCGACGCTGCTCACGCTCATCCTCGTGCCGATCCTCTACACGCTCGTGGAGCGCCGCCGAGAGCGCAGGCTCGTGAAGCGCGCCGCCCGGCGAGAGCGGAGGCTCGCCCTGCGAGCGGACGGTGCGAGCGCTCCCACCGAGGCGCGCGACGCCCAGCGCGAATTCGCCGCCGAGCAGCGCACGGCGAAGCAGGAGGCCCGCGAGGCGAAGCAGGCGGCGCGGGCGGCGCAGCGGGCGGCGAAGCGGGAAGGGCGCGAGGCGAAGCGCGCGGCGCGGGCGAACCGTTCGACGGCGCGTTCGGCGGGGTCGGCGGGGTCGGCGGGCGGCCGCTCGCCCGAGGCCGACGCGGCGGGCGAGGACGGAACGGCCGGCGGCGGCGAGCCGGCCGGCGGTGTCGAGCCGAGCGGCGGCGGCGAGCCGGGCGCTGCCGGCGAGGCCCGCGCGTAGGGGCGCTTCGCAGCCCTCCGCAGCCCCTCCGCAGCCCTCCGGAGCCCCTCTATCCCCGCCGAGACGGAGGCCATGCGCCGAGACCGAGGGTTCCGCAAGCCGAGAAACCCTCGGTCTCAGCGAAAACCCTCGGTCTCAGCGGGGGGGTCGGGGCGGGGGGCGGCACCACCGCGCCACCGCACCGCCGCACCGCACCGCTTCAGGCGGGCGGCGGCGCCTTGAGCCCCGAGCCGGTGAGCAGCACGACGGTCGTGTCGGAGGGCAGGATCGCGCGGCGCTCGACCAGCACTCCGAGCGCCGCGGCCGCGGTCGCGCTCGTCGGCTCGGCGAAGAGCCCGCGCGCCGCGAGCTGCGCGTGCGCCGCCCGGATGCCGTCCTCGGGGATCGCGACCGTGCCGCCGCCGCTCTCCCGGAGTGCGTCGAGCATCGGTTCGAGGCGGAGCGGCCGGGCGATGGACGCGCCCTCCGCGATCGTCGGGAGCACCGCTCGCGCTCGGGCAGCGTCGCCCCGTTTCACGTGGAACGCCGCGTCCACGGGCGAGCAGTGCAGGGGCTGCGCGGCGTAGAGCCTCGGCAGCCGGTCGATCTCGCCGGCACGCAGCAGCTCGCGGAACCCGAGGGCGCACCCGAGCAGGCTGCTGCCCGCCCCGACCGGCATCACCACGGCGTCGGGGGCGACGAACCCGAGATCCTCCCAGATCTCGTAGGCCAGGGTCTTCGTCCCCTCCAGGAAGAACGGGTGCCAGTTGTGGCTGGCGTACCAGCCCAACCCGCGCTCCGCGGCGGCGATCGCGGCATCCTGGGCGGCCACCCTGGGCCCCTCGACCAGTTCGATGCGCGCCCCGTACGCCCGCGCTTGCACGAGCTTGCCGGGCGATGTGCTCGCCGGGGCGAACACGGAGACGTCGAGGCCCGCCGCAGCGCCGTAGGCGGCGACCGAGGCCCCGCCGTTGCCCGAGCTGTCTTCGATCACCGCCCGGGCGCCCTGCTGCCGCAGCAGGGAGAGCATCACGCTCGACCCGCGATCCTTGAAGCTGCCGGTGGGCGAGCACCACTCGAGCTTCCAGAGCGGCCGCGCACCGCCCCACTCCCCCGCCACGAGCGGCGTGCGCCCCTCGCCGAGCACCACCGGCGCGGCGATCTCGCCGGCGAATGCCGCGCGATAGCGCCACAGACCGGGAGCGTCGGGCTCGATCTCCGCTCGGGTGATCCCGCGCCCCGGCTCCAGGAGCATCGGGCCGCCCGTGCCCGAGCGCCAACGCCCCGGTTCGAGCGGGATCCGCTCCCCCGAGGCGGGGTCGACGTACTGCCGCTCGGGCACGCGCGGAGCGACCGGCCGCCGGGCCGTCAGCGCGACCGCCCGCCCGAACCGGGGCCGTGCGCTCCGCCGCCGGAGCCGAGATCGCCCTCCCCGGCGGCGAGCCCGGTGCCCACCTCGCCGCCGATCGCGGCCGCCACCGCGGGCGCCTTCGCCGCCGAGAGCGGCTTGCCGCTGCGCATCGCGGCCAGGCGGCCGGCCCGG
It encodes the following:
- a CDS encoding pyridoxal-phosphate dependent enzyme — protein: MPERQYVDPASGERIPLEPGRWRSGTGGPMLLEPGRGITRAEIEPDAPGLWRYRAAFAGEIAAPVVLGEGRTPLVAGEWGGARPLWKLEWCSPTGSFKDRGSSVMLSLLRQQGARAVIEDSSGNGGASVAAYGAAAGLDVSVFAPASTSPGKLVQARAYGARIELVEGPRVAAQDAAIAAAERGLGWYASHNWHPFFLEGTKTLAYEIWEDLGFVAPDAVVMPVGAGSSLLGCALGFRELLRAGEIDRLPRLYAAQPLHCSPVDAAFHVKRGDAARARAVLPTIAEGASIARPLRLEPMLDALRESGGGTVAIPEDGIRAAHAQLAARGLFAEPTSATAAAALGVLVERRAILPSDTTVVLLTGSGLKAPPPA
- a CDS encoding efflux RND transporter permease subunit — encoded protein: MSFLTRTSLKNRLIVGLTTLAIAVIGVVSMGSLKQELMPSMQVPMAFVMAQSQGLAPEEMASTVTEPVEQALLAVPGVTSVTSTTSSGDAQIIAEWRFGEDDDETLRAIRSAAEALRPSFPSGSELQVMSGGADDMPAMMLSAGTSGDQEAFGDALAQTVVPALQNIPGVRTVDLAGQQEHRITIALRAADVTRLEVDPASLQPILQSHGAALPAGQAESAEGPISVTVGTPLASLEDIAALPVPTADGAVRISDFADVELEAVPAQNLSRVNGNPSLTLQITPAQGANVVDISHAVHAELDRLAPTLDAEFITIFDQAPFIEQSIHDLSVEGGLGLLFAVLVILAFLWSWRSTVIAAVSIPLSLLITLIGLWTSGNTLNILTLGALTIAIGRVVDDSIVVIENISRRRGDGPLTVEGVVASVRQVAGAITASTLTTVAVFLPIAFVSGIAGQLFRPFAVTVSIALIASLVVALTIVPVLAYWFLRHAPAHRGAAASAADGAADADRAGRAVQDHERAPEPAAFGAGSADAPRSLPAEPSELDEIQTAPDRLQRTFMPALNATRRHPAITLVVSGLLLVATLGMTAFIKTDFLGSSGQESLQLTQAPPQEAGDDLVAAAEPVEAALGRIPGIADVMTSIPMPTPGTPSTISYDLQLDDGADVETVEAAVQDAVDALPDAGEISLASQDAFVAGAAGEGIALQISGNDGQALREASDLLEAQLADADGVRSVTSELSGEQPVLRVVVDELEATRLGFDRTTIATAVQEALSGSTVGTLMLGGQERDIIVRTPGTERAADQLGEVLLPVTAQQTAEAQKAAGKVLEDKAKAEAEAARIEAANELDAQIADAANQRAELVSQIGALNEQLAQLSAAPVVPEAPRTPDEDALVRAQEERAEQLAGLQGALESAQAGITGMDEQIAALRQAQTDAATRQAEAEAAEAEQREAAEVTGDAIPLSAVATIEQELTAPTITRADGERQVSLTVIPRDGELATASLSIDTAIAETKLPAGVQFEQGGAAEQQDEAFGQLGLAMLAAIMLVLLVMVATFRSFRGPLVLLISIPFAATGAIIGLLVTQTALGLPALIGLLMLIGIVVTNAIVLMDLVNRLREAGATLDEAVEHGTRLRLRPILMTAAATVFALIPMSLGLTGGGVFISKPLAIVVIGGLVSSTLLTLILVPILYTLVERRRERRLVKRAARRERRLALRADGASAPTEARDAQREFAAEQRTAKQEAREAKQAARAAQRAAKREGREAKRAARANRSTARSAGSAGSAGGRSPEADAAGEDGTAGGGEPAGGVEPSGGGEPGAAGEARA